One segment of Anopheles stephensi strain Indian chromosome 3, UCI_ANSTEP_V1.0, whole genome shotgun sequence DNA contains the following:
- the LOC118512499 gene encoding serine-rich adhesin for platelets, with protein MQTGGNSKMDVDSPNALKRCSSAPQINNLLPGTSVGVQPMEEGQSQPVPSASGNSNNSASISTTSRTQSSGGLQQQPHLQQVLLSDAHSEPLQPGNASMLNTNNFHPGSTATGSRESLPTSFSNIFTPRVRRFSASFSPLAVISNGSASPNRNGSGTPGPRLTPRISQLRQEECADVSNSREVNHEREIHNAMQMSQSCEDLTLVAENWSFSSGSAGTKMMVDDLQNPLHVALPTIGSTCCSSPSPTSRGGIGLQYPTTSPSPTRKFVTRRSMSPCPLRPSPLSSSVKRKFDLEDNYGNCYSPPSKKIFSSERGTSPICQTPSPSPICPSPDSSTTSFENGSNNNNGLGSSIPLCGPFPLAATAATSSSTSSGRITPKFFLTKLTGIPSPGAATVCSSAPFGTMHFGGNSGSSSACSTPTGITNPIGSLGGGGGGAGGAGGNAAIMMDCGVSSSTGGTADCRDSSMDVGGGGGHTVGPNMYEDRSTMVVVEEEVAVGRSKERAVNSADSIKMACDEGEANISDNQRQRRLTIGQTAVAVSASRELREQVLKSALDPDAAGSCNSNSSNSSSTSSSSNSSSTTSDSSNSANTNSSRMSSGLAGSGPSSSSSSSSSSSNTSTSSVDTGGSATVAAGGTAATICPPLTSFPMMAIPSNLAEIAES; from the exons ATGCAGACGGGAGGCAACAGTAAGATGGACGTCGACTCGCCCAATGCCCTTAAGCGTTGCTCCAGTGCACCACAGATAAACAATCTCCTACCGGGCACCAGTGTCGGTGTGCAGCCGATGGAAGAAGGACAATCGCAACCCGTGCCAAGCGCCAGCggtaacagcaacaacagtgcCAGCATTAGCACCACCAGCCGAACACAGAGCAGTGGCGgtctgcagcagcaaccacatcTGCAGCAGGTACTGCTGTCGGACGCACATTCGGAACCACTGCAACCGGGTAATGCAAGTATGCTGAACACAAACAATTTTCACCCGGGATCAACCGCCACAGGATCCAG GGAATCACTACCGACATCGTTTTCGAACATTTTTACACCACGCGTTCGGCGGTTCTCCGCCAGCTTTAGCCCGCTCGCCGTTATTTCGAACGGTAGTGCCAGCCCGAACCGGAACGGAAGCGGAACTCCCGGACCCCGGCTAACACCCCGAATATCACAGCTGCGCCAGGAAGAGTGTGCCGATGTGAGCAACAGCCGGGAGGTGAATCACGAGCGGGAAATCCACAACGCCATGCAGATGTCGCAAAGCTGCGAAGATTTGACGCTCGTCGCGGAAAATTGGTCCTTTTCGTCCGGGTCCGCCGGGACGAAGATGATGGTCGACGATCTGCAAAATCCGCTGCACGTCGCGCTGCCCACGATCGGTTCGACCTGCTGTTCTAGTCCATCTCCCACGAG TCGCGGTGGAATCGGGTTACAGTATCCAACAACCTCGCCCTCGCCGACCCGAAAGTTTGTCACGCGGCGCTCGATGTCACCGTGCCCGCTGCGACCGAGCCCGCTCAGTTCGTCCGTAAAGCGAAAGTTCGATCTGGAAGACAACTATGGCAACTGTTACTCACCGCCGTCGAAGAAAATCTTTTCCTCCGAAAG AGGTACATCGCCCATTTGtcaaacaccatcaccatcaccgatCTGTCCGAGTCCGGATTCATCGACAACGTCGTTTGAGAATGgtagcaacaacaataatGGTCTGGGCAGCAGTATCCCACTGTGCGGTCCTTTCCCACTCGCTGCTACTGCCGCCACCAGCAGCTCCACCAGCAGTGGACGAATAACGCCAAAGTTTTTCCTTACCAAGCTGACCGGTATACCGAGCCCGGGTGCGGCAACGGTTTGCTCGAGCGCACCGTTCGGCACGATGCATTTCGGGGGGAACAGTGGCTCGAGCAGTGCCTGCTCCACACCGACCGGCATCACTAATCCGATTGGTtcgcttggtggtggtggtggtggtgcgggtggtgctggtgggaaTGCTGCCATAATGATGGATTGTGGTGTGAGTAGCAGTACGGGTGGTACGGCCGACTGTAGGGACAGCAGCATGGATGTCGGCGGCGGAGGCGGACACACGGTCGGACCCAATATGTATGAAGATAGATCTACGATGGTGGTcgtggaggaggaggtggcggTGGGAAGGTCGAAGGAACGTGCGGTGAATTCCGCTGATAGCATTAAGATGGCATGTGATGAAGGTGAAGCGAATATTAGTGATAATCAGCGCCAGCGCAGACTGACCATTGGGCAGACGGCGGTTGCAGTCAGTGCTTCGCGCGAGCTGCGCGAACAGGTACTGAAATCGGCCCTCGACCCGGACGCGGCCGGCAgctgcaacagcaacagtagcaacagcagcagcactagcaGTAGCAGTAATAGCAGCTCCACCACTAGCGATAGTAGTAACAGTGCCAACACGAACAGTAGCCGTATGAGCAGCGGTCTCGCCGGAAGTGGCcccagtagtagtagcagtagcagcagcagcagcagtaatacCAGCACTAGCAGCGTTGATACGGGTGGATCGGCAacggttgctgctggtggtacGGCGGCCACCATCTGCCCACCGCTCACCTCGTTCCCCATGATGGCCATACCAAGCAATCTGGCAGAGATTGCCGAATCATGA
- the LOC118512498 gene encoding RNA-binding protein 5-B-like isoform X2, with the protein MDDGENFDSDNEFFHQQKPNNNIIIRGLAPQVTEADINSDLIQCGLQALHVRLIRKRKTGESRGFAFVEFRTEEEATRWICYKQGVLVFNGQHAVMQYTFSMPTKFQTDWYCAKCYAFNFRRRENCFKCHASREDSEIGGDGSDEMSNILTKKIMLRNLDVLTNEESVMGVMQKQLPAELVQKVGKVVICRDPLTSISRGMCYVHFENLVDSMNTHNALKELDPPLRIDGRDVIISYCMDTENRNLMKQHPHGHPQGREGNRQGNSNQAHGAGQGNSGSTHSNSFQGNGANNGGYRNDGANNNYDRNSNYAHNHSSHGMNKNSGGGGGGGGSRGAFQDISAAPPSGSSSGPSGMASASSSSSAAMAGGIPENYTLADVPRLAEYSASMYASNAAEHKHYLQYYTEYYTNQLSASDVGQVAGPRAPGGLGETANNGAAVAQSAIARKQQAGPNNGKSEKSDVYGPVMMGASNSTSVPAGPQLPVPNGVDGRKYPTPDTSLYQYDETSGFYYDPTTGLYYDANSQYYYNSETSSYLYWDPENQTYVAAPASSSTTSSHSAAAAGSQQMQASKSESVGPPAAAATSQAENAEKMEKSKSKEQAPPQDKVKVAKKIVKDMEKWAKQLNQKKDYSVIQPPARVEEATLYSSLGPSKPLSESLGGLGSAGYADVGFSLLEKKERAGGGGGGGGGSAATMMAGGLGGSAGSSYPSGGAGVSKSVTSATSAYGGSDSDNEFGDGDGPADRDLVDFDRLTCLLCKRAFQSQEILMKHIKMSSLHKENLQKLNANFQASGGGGGSRGGGGSSDGGSGGPYNGLQYRDRAKERRAKYGEVEAPPVNRSKERFQREIEKQTQSSSAYPQGTASAVPIGQNNIGNKLLQKMGWSEGQGLGRSNQGRVNIIEAEARVANVGLGIKAAAQFGRTTDDYKTYIKKMMKSRYEQVDVKD; encoded by the exons CACTGCACGTTAGGCTGATCCGGAAACGAAAGACAG GTGAATCGAGGGGTTTCGCATTTGTCGAGTTTCGCACAGAAGAGGAAGCAACTCGGTGGATATGTTACAAACAG GGAGTGCTGGTGTTCAACGGTCAACATGCCGTCATGCAGTACACCTTTTCGATGCCGACCAAATTCCAAACCGATTGGTATTGTGCTAAG TGCTACGCGTTCAACTTCCGGCGCAGGGAGAACTGCTTCAAGTGTCATGCGTCGCGCGAGGACAGCGAAATTGGCGGTGACGGGAGCGACGAGATGAGCAACATTCTGACGAAAAAAATCATGCTCCGCAATCTGGATGTGCTGACGAACGAGGAAAGCGTGATGGGCGTCATGCAGAAGCAGCTGCCCGCTGAGCTGGTGCAGAAAGTCGGAAAGGTGGTCATCTGCCGCGATCCACTGACGTCAATTTCGCGCGGGATGTGTTATGTGCATTTTGAAAATCTGGTCGATTCGATGAACACGCACAACGCTCTGAAGGAGCTCGATCCACCGCTCAGAATCGACGGTCGGGATGTAATCATTTCGTACTGCATGGACACGGAGAACAGGAACTTGATGAAGCAGCATCCGCATGGCCATCCGCAGGGCAGGGAAGGCAATCGGCAGGGCAACAGCAACCAAGCGCACGGTGCCGGCCAAGGCAACAGTGGCAGCACGCACTCGAATAGTTTCCAGGGCAATGGCGCCAACAATGGTGGCTATCGAAACGACGGAGCAAACAACAATTATGATCGCAACAGCAATTACGCACACAACCACAGTTCGCACGGAATGAATAAGAattccggtggtggtggtggtggtggtggtagtcggGGAGCTTTTCAGGACATTAGTGCTGCACCGCCAAGCGGATCTTCGTCTGGTCCGTCGGGTATGGCTTCCGCTTCGTCCTCTTCGTCCGCTGCTATGGCCGGTGGCATTCCCGAAAACTATACCCTTGCCGATGTGCCACGTTTGGCGGAGTACAGCGCATCTATGTACGCGTCGAATGCGGCCGAACACAAACACTATCTGCAGTACTACACCGAATACTACACAAATCAACTGTCGGCTAGTGACGTTGGGCAGGTGGCAGGACCACGCGCGCCAGGTGGTTTGGGTGAAACGGCCAACAATGGTGCTGCCGTTGCTCAGTCTGCAATAGCACGGAAACAGCAAGCCGGCCCTAACAATGGCAAATCGGAGAAGAGTGATGTGTACGGTCCTGTGATGATGGGTGCTTCAAACTCAACGTCAGTTCCGGCTGGCCCGCAGCTTCCGGTTCCGAATGGTGTCGATGGACGAAAGTATC CTACACCGGACACCTCCCTCTATCAGTACGATGAAACGTCCGGCTTTTATTACGACCCTACCACCGGGCTGTATTACGATGCCAACTCCCAGTACTACTACAACAGCGAAACCAGCTCCTACCTTTACTGGGATCCGGAAAATCAAACGTACGTAGCCGCGCCGGCCTCATCATCCACCACGTCCAGCCATTCCGCGGCGGCTGCTGGCTCGCAGCAAATGCAAGCGAGCAAATCGGAAAGCGttggcccgcctgcagctgctgctaccTCGCAGGCTGAAAATGcggaaaagatggaaaagtCGAAATCAAAAGAACAAGCCCCACCGCAGGATAAGGTGAAAGTTGCCAAAAAGATTGTGAAAGACATGGAGAAGTGGGCGAAGCAGCTAAATCAAAAGAAGGACTACAGTGTGATCCAACCGCCTGCACGCGTGGAAGAGGCGACGCTTTATTCTTCGCTCGGACCCTCGAAACCGCTGTCCGAATCGCTCGGCGGACTCGGCAGTGCGGGTTACGCAGATGTGGGATTTTCGCTGCTGGAGAAAAAGGagcgtgctggtggtggtggtggtggtggcggcggaaGTGCAGCGACCATGATGGCTGGTGGATTGGGAGGAAGCGCCGGTTCGTCCTATCCTTCTGGCGGTGCCGGTGTGAGTAAATCCGTCACAAGTGCCACCTCGGCGTACGGTGGTTCGGATTCGGACAATGAGTTCGGGGACGGCGATGGTCCTGCCGATCGCGATCTGGTTGATTTCGATCGGTTAACCTGTCTGCTCTGCAAGCGTGCATTCCAATCGCAGGAAATTCTAATGAAGCATATCAAAATGTCTTCACTGCACAAAGAAAACCTTCAAAAGCTCAATGCAAATTTCCAAgccagcggtggtggtggcggctcGAGGGGCGGCGGTGGCAGTAGCGACGGTGGGTCCGGAGGTCCATACAACGGGTTGCAGTACCGGGATCGTGCCAAGGAGCGGCGCGCGAAGTACGGTGAGGTTGAAGCGCCACCGGTCAATCGAAGCAAGGAACGGTTCCAGCGCGAGATTGAGAAGCAAACCCAGTCGTCGTCGGCCTACCCGCAGGGCACTGCTTCGGCGGTACCGATCGGGCAGAATAACATTGGCAATAAGTTGCTGCAAAAGATGGGATGGTCCGAGGGACAGGGTTTGGGTCGAAGCAATCAAGGACGTGTTAACATAATAGAG GCGGAAGCGCGCGTAGCAAACGTTGGCTTGGGCATTAAGGCGGCAGCCCAGTTCGGACGCACGACGGACGATTACAAAACGTACATaaagaaaatgatgaaatcGCGCTACGAGCAGGTGGACGTGAAAGACTAA